In a genomic window of Gigantopelta aegis isolate Gae_Host chromosome 9, Gae_host_genome, whole genome shotgun sequence:
- the LOC121381516 gene encoding zinc finger MYM-type protein 1-like, protein MSGSGRDSYRCHHASGYSKRKAKEEKESKEKEFLILFPKMTDIFRRAGSTSCGSAPETSETTEVQPSSSASGDSQLISTETVEQEQQGTSMAVKMSRTTKTETSGSDYEVGTSQDTPVRAKEPHPICQKLRVTSSSTLGTCVLDRIIYEVKEAKHYSVSVDSTPDLSHVDQLTIILRYVLPSGPVERFVKFLHMQGHSGEQLAQNLSDFLAEHNISLSDCRGQSYDNASNMSGRYSGMQAHARKLNPLAEYVPCAGHSLNLVGQFTASCCEQATMFFDFIQRLYVFFSASTYRWSLLTDALSENKLPCLKRMSDTRWSARADALKALYMGYSQINNVIDSIAADENQKGECRQEARGLAAMWHQVLERFQMCSASLHSADQDLNTACALYKSLIVFVQKLRPTFEDTEQKAKELTNSAEYRQDTQRVRKRNRKYDHEFGLSSEEEKTETAANKFRVGTFLVIIDSLISALKKRLKAYEEISNKFGFLRNLGSMSEEQRSKLAMALINKYPNDLEASLANELLQFVALLNTEFGKRVTTTDPSASQLDAAADDQDNTAMTGGEALELLMYRLIRDHNMQSCVPNIEMMLRMYLCMVVTNCTGDRSFSKLRRIKNAQRTTMGEKRLNMLTLMSIECELLRTVDTTSIIKDFAHIKSRRRDI, encoded by the exons ATGAGCGGATCTGGCAGAGATAGCTATCGATGTCATCATGCTTCAGGGTATTCGAAACGGAAagcaaaagaagaaaaagaaagtaaagAGAAAGAATTTCTGATTTTGTTTCCGAAAATGACGGATATCTTTCGAAGAGCCGGGTCCACCTCTTGCGGGTCGGCCCCTGAAACCTCTGAGACTACAGAAGTACAACCGTCTTCTTCAGCAAGTGGCGATAGTCAGTTGATATCGACTGAAACAGTCGAACAGGAGCAGCAAGGCACATCAATGGCTGTTAAAATGAGTAGAACGACGAAAACTGAAACGAGTGGATCAGATTATGAGGTTGG CACATCACAAGATACTCCAGTAAGGGCAAAGGAACCACATCCTATCTGTCAAAAACTACGTGTGACGAGTTCATCAACTTTGGGAACTTGCGTTCTCGACCGAATTATTTATGAAGTGAAAGAGGCCAAGCATTATTCCGTGTCTGTTGACTCTACTCCCGATCTGTCGCACGTAGACCAGCTTACAATTATTTTGCGATACGTACTGCCATCAGGACCTGTAGAGCGATTCGTCAAGTTTTTACATATGCAGGGGCACAGTGGTGAGCAACTTGCTCAGAACCTGAGTGACTTTCTTGCTGAACATAACATCAGCCTGAGTGACTGTCGTGGACAGTCATATGACAACGCCAGCAACATGTCTGGCAGGTACAGTGGAATGCAGGCGCATGCTCGAAAGCTAAATCCATTAGCAGAGTATGTGCCATGTGCTGGACACTCACTCAATTTGGTGGGTCAGTTCACAGCCTCATGTTGCGAACAGGCAACCATGTTCTTTGATTTCATACAgcgtttatatgtatttttctctGCATCGACGTACCGTTGGTCTCTACTAACTGATGCATTGTCTGAGAACAAACTACCGTGTTTAAAGCGCATGTCTGACACACGATGGTCAGCCCGAGCTGATGCACTGAAAGCACTGTACATGGGCTATAGTCAAATAAACAACGTCATCGACAGTATTGCTGCAGATGAAAATCAGAAAGGTGAATGTCGACAAGAAGCACGTGGGCTTGCAGCAATGTGGCATCAGGTGTTGGAGAGATTCCAGATGTGCAGCGCTAGCCTGCATTCAGCGGACCAAGACTTAAACACTGCATGCGCTCTATACAAGTCACTGATCGTGTTTGTTCAGAAGCTTCGGCCTACGTTTGAAGACACTGAACAAAAAGCCAAGGAATTAACAAATTCTGCTGAATATCGGCAAGATACACAGAGGGTGCGCAAACGCAACCGTAAATATGATCATGAGTTCGGATTGTCATCTGAAGAGGAGAAAACTGAAACGGCTGCAAACAAGTTTCGAGTCGGCACGTTCTTGGTGATCATCGACAGCTTGATTTCTGCACTGAAGAAACGTTTGAAAGCATATGAGGAAATCAGTAACAAGTTTGGCTTCTTGCGAAATTTAGGGTCGATGTCCGAGGAGCAACGGTCAAAATTGGCGATGGCTCTCATTAACAAGTATCCAAATGATTTGGAGGCCAGTCTGGCAAACGAACTTCTACAGTTCGTGGCACTTCTCAACACGGAGTTTGGCAAGCGGGTTACGACAACTGATCCGAGTGCTTCTCAGTTAGATGCTGCAGCTGATGATCAGGACAACACGGCGATGACAGGCGGCGAGGCATTGGAGCTGCTCATGTACCGTCTCATCAGAGATCACAACATGCAATCATGTGTTCCTAATATTGAAATGATGCTAcgcatgtatttgtgtatggtgGTTACAAACTGCACGGGGGATCGTTCGTTTTCCAAATTGCGCCGCATAAAAAATGCACAAAGAACGACGATGGGAGAAAAACGTTTAAATATGCTGACGTTGATGAGCATCGAATGCGAGTTGTTGAGAACGGTTGACACCACTTCCATTATAAAAGACTTTGCGCATATTAAATCTCGAAGGCGCGATATATAA